TCATGATAACAGCATCAGCCTCGGGAATATGAACAAACATATCACCGCCAATATGCTCAACTCCTTGCTGTTCAGGTGCTGTAGAAACCACATGAGGTAGATCAAAATTGATACCTTTAATATGTGGATACTCCTTAACAATCTCGGTGATCATCATCCCAGTCCCACCACCAACATCAACCAAGGACTCGATACCATTGAATCCATCTTTGTACTTAACCAACACCGCGTTGATTATTATCTCGGTTGTACATCTCATTGCATCATTAAAAAGGTTGTTAAATTGTGGATTAGCTAGAGAAAAATCCCAAATCTCAACTCCATGAGCCTTTTCAAAAGCGAAACCACCTTCTTCCACGCATTTTCCCATGTATTGCCATGGTTTCTGTAGCGGTGGATCAAGTTGCGCCAAGACAAATGGTGCTAAACTAAATTTAGAATCTCTCAACAACCATTTGGACGATGGAGTTAAATCATAATAAATTTGATCGGTTTCTTGATCAATTTGTGAAGAAAATATGCGCTTGCGAACCAATAATCTCAGAACACGGGTAAGATAGTCAACGtttggagatgatgatgatgtggttgctggtaagttgttgataatCTCTGATATTGTGATGGGATGACCATGAGAGTTTATGATATCGGGAATACCAAGTTCAACAGCACATTTCAATGCCATTGAATCGACAAACGCAAACATGTGCTCCCATATTTCTACTTGCCCTTTCAATCTTTGTTTCTCTTCTTCAGTATCCATATCTCCGAACTCCTCTACAAATAATTCTTATGTTTGCTAACTGAAGAACTAAATAGAGAAAAGCATGCAAGACATCTATAATGAGCTGGCCTAATCGCTAACTACGTGCAGGTGTGCGTCACCTATACTTATCGGTTATCACGTTCTAATTTTAATTCTCATGAACCAAGTCTCGGTATATACCTTGTAATATTccattagaaaaataaaaaactcgTATTTTAATCTTAGCCTAGGCCTGCAAAATAGCTCGGACATGGTTACACTATTTTGGAGTATACCGGCAGAATGACTGTCAAATGTGTGTATTTCTTTTAATACGAAAAGGAATCCGATTCTTTTTGTTCTTATTAAATTTCTAAATACGAAAAGGAATCCGATTCTTTGTGTTCTTATCAATATTTCGAATAGATGATCATATAACGTGTTAGATTAAATAATTTAAAGCATCTGATTGAATCATTGTCAACAACCCCAACATTACCATTTTCAACTATCAAGTATCAATCATGTTAATTAGAATATCGCTTAAgacaaatgaaactagttgtatAATTATTTGGCTGTTGACATGCTATTGATGTATAGATNNNNNNNNNNNNNNNNNNNNNNNNNNNNNNNNNNNNNNNNNNNNNNNNNNNNNNNNNNNNNNNNNNNNNNNNNNNNNNNNNNNNNNNNNNNNNNNNNNNNNNNNNNNNNNNNNNNNNNNNNNNNNNNNNNNATTTCAATGGTGAGAAAGTAAGAAACGGAGAATAAACAAAAGAGAATGTTGCTTGCTTCTGAAAAGTCGAACAACAACTTTTCTGGCGGAACCAAGGTCGTGCGCAGACAACATAATCATCCGAACCAATTGCCAAGCCTTTGAGAGAATATCTTGAACTACATGATAACTGCTAATATGGTGCCACAAATgacataaaaacaaaacaaattttaGTCTTCCGATTAAGATGATGCAGCATAATGCAGGAAAGTAAAAACAAATCTTTCAAGAAGTACTCCCTAGAATTCACAGGGAAAAGATTgggaaaaatatggtttagtccaaaatctcatccaaatatgctatttaatcctaacccattcaactaggtatAAATTAGTGTTTTTTATGGAAAGTACACAAATAACCTTCATGGTTTACAATTAAGTCCAAGTATTTGCAGTTaagtccaaagtgactcatgatgatgtcagcggttttaaataatataaaaaaataaattaaaatcaatttatctttggAATCGTTCATccaaaattctcaaattttatatattcggaaagctctttccgaaagctacaaaaagaaaagagtacccatatgactatataattctcatttaaaaaaaaaaaaaaaaaacttagtttacattggtgtacaaacatgtacaaatattcaaaaatacaacATGTTTACAACCCAAACTCATTACCAACACCAGCTCCAATGCTCAAAAACTCTTAACCGTGCTGCTGCAAACAACTACAGCACCTCAACCATTCAACTCAAATTTTTTATCCGTTTTCGTATATTTCCAATCTTAGCTGCACTTCTCTACTGCAACATTACCCATCCAACATCAACATGAATTCCTGCCCCTCAGTACCATCAACATCACACATTTCATATTTCATCTTTGCAATTTCATCGGTATTTCATATTTATTCACCAGATCACCACTTCAGAGTTATACCATCTCAATATCACCAGTTACTCAGCTGCACAATTCTTTGTACTTCAACATAGAAGCAAACCCATTCTTCCAAATTTCTGATAACATCACCTGCAATTACTTCATAGCCAGCTGCAGCTCATCCATACCCTGTAATTGCTCGGCCAGCAACAACACAGAACACTTTTTCATTTTGTTATCAGCTCACTCACTGCAGACTCCAAATCATACAAAGTAACAACACTGTCTCCATCTCATATTCATCAAACAAACAGTTCTAACACCCTTTAAATATCAGTAACACCATCTTGTTCCAGACTCGAGCAGGCATAAACTTTAATCAAACCAAACACATCTTTCCTTCACTgcagaaaaccacatcttctaatTCATGTACAATCATAAACTGAATCTTGTTTCTAACCAAAAATTCAACCCCTGGACAACCAGTAACAAGCATGAGACACAATGCCAGCGTTTTCAGTCATTGTTGTATCATGTGAATTTGAAGCATGTCCACCTGCTTTTTCTTCTGTAGCCCGTGCGGTAGCGTCCTTTCTTTCCCTCTCTTCCTCTATTGAATTCTAAGAGAAAGAGAAAGGTGTACATGAATTAGAAGATGTGGTTTTATATGCACCTGTAACAAGCACAAAAAAAGGTGTACTTTTATATGCACCCAtataactggtgtacaagaaaatacaccgGCTAATTCTTAcgtacttttaagaaaatatgctTATCAACACTTTTGTTGAATGATCTGTTCTGTTGTATATCTAACCGAAATTCGAGAGGTTTTTTCCAATTTGGGTAGCATCCATTGATAGAAGTTCCTTTGGTCAAATAGAAGCAACATTCATAAAGCTACAATAGATATGATTATTTGGATGGATTGATACATTAGCAAGCCTATGTttatattaggtgaatcatatCTAGTTTCTCAACGACTTTGGATTTTAGTTTAACTTATTGCTGCACTTGGCCTTGATTCTACAATCTCTACATTGTTATATTGGAAAAATGCTTGAATTACTGCTTGTTGGAGAAGTATTGATACAATTGACAGTATTGAAGCAATCAGACAGCCCTAACATTTATGTATAACCAACATCCAGCGAATCATAACATCACTGATTCAATATCCAAAAAACGTAAAAAGATTGTTCACTAAAACTTGAGTAAGATGGATACCATGTACACATGTAATTACTTTCATATGTGTACGACAATGTACACATGGTGTGTACCACGATATACACAtccacaaaaattatgaaaatccaacatccatacccaTAAAACATGCCATATATGAATGAGACAGGACAGTAGTATACACCATGTACAAAATCTAGAAAATCTAATATCCGCATAAACAAAACGTGTCGTATATTCATGGGATGGACCAAAATGCAGAAGTTTATACACATAAACAACTTGAATCGTATACTCCATGCATGATGCATactaaactaaaaagaaaatccaacatccatacccaTAAAAATGAACTAAATCATATGTATACTAAAAAGAAAGAAGTGTACTTCAGACGACCAGTATCAAACGAGAAGAAGAGGATTTCTTGATGTattagaagatgaaaaacaatgaATGTCTTATATCCAGTGTTTAACACGTACTGCTGAGCCGGACTCAtaattttgtgctttgaaaggcaAAAAAATCAGACAAACATAGCAAGAAAATTAAGTTTGACATTATCGTCTCGTCATTATTGCGACGAATCACCATACACACATAATTTATGTACTAGATAGACCCTTTACATGAAAATAGGCCaaactgaaaaaaaaattgaagtatCTCTTTTTTTTAAATTGAGGGAGTATGTTGTATTTTCATTAGTAAGGCACATACCTATGTATAAGTAAAAAAGCTCACCATACACACAGTTGAtgaaaatgaagcaaagagtgaaAGTCCCATCTAATAAAGTAGAGTTTTCAAATAACATTGAATATTATCAGTGGTAACATTGATTCTTATGTGATTAAATGAAGTGCAACAGTTGCCTTTGTAACACAGAAAATTCAAACAATAATGAGGTGCAGATAGTAAATTCAAACAATGATTTTCAAACGTATGTCTTCTTCGACCAATGTTTATCTACCTTAAAATACATAACGCCGTCTTCCCAAAGTATTCTTATTTTAGCTTAATAATTTGTCACTTCTGATAACTTGGTAAATGAATCCTTCAAGGAATTCTTGGACTTGGTGTTACTGAATTGTCCAATTAGCCAAGTGCTTACTTGCACTTCATATTTATAGATGGGTAAATAAGATACTGTAATAAACATCAGTGTTTGAAATTTTGAGTTAGAGGTTAGCATATACCCGTTATCATGGGATCTGATCTAATGGCAGCCTAAGTTAAAGATGTGCCTTTAAGAGATGCAGAGGAATCATGACCAAAACTTCATAACTAATGTCGCATCTCCAATCTGCATAACAAAAATGGTTGAACATATTTTTGGTATTATAATCAAATTTGGAAGTAATAAAGAAAGTGTTGCTTACTAATATCAGCCTCCTTTAGCATTTTGGTATGAAGTTTGTCATCGACTCATCGTTACCTTTGAAGTTCGACCAAGCTTAGTTCGACCAAGCTTTAACATTTTAAGTTTGTCATTGACTCATCGTTACATTTTGGTATAAACTTAGTAatgataaactaaaagaaaaagaaaaaacaaccatACAGAAAATGTTAAAGCTTATTGATTCTGATTAGAACGACTACCAAATTAAAATAAAGTGCCTTGTGGGAGAGAGGCAACAGATGGGTGTTTTGCCAAACATGTTGTGTGCAACTTACGAAAGAGAAACTTACATGTGTCAATGTCATCATTCTCACTTCGTCGGAGATATATTCGCCGTACTCATCTTCTGCaagaaatatttttgtaaaatgaaaacCAATAGCTCAGCACTTGTATGAAGTTACCATACTAAACAATTACGTCGAGGCTTGGAAATTAATCTTCAACCTGCTATAACTCTTCTTTCTAAAGGAGTTTTAGAATGCTCATGGGATGAGTTACATAACCTCATAAGCATTCTAAAGTACATCGAAGCAGTATCAGGTTTGCGAGTAAACCCTTCCAAGACTAAATTAATTCATGTTGGTCAAATTTCAGAACTACAATGTTGGGCCAATAGGCTTGGATGCCTAACTGAATTATTACCTTTTTCATATCTTGGTATGCCTCTTGGGGCAAAAACAAGAGCAAAATCTCTTTGCGATCCAATTAGCTCCTTGGAAGAGTAACACTTGTGAAATTGGTGCTGTCCAACCTAGTTGTGTACTACTTCTCTGTGTTCCTTGCTCTGATCTCAGTCATAAAAACATTGGAAAAACTCATGAGGAACTTCATATGGGATAGTGGAGGGGACAAAAGAATGCACCTAGTAAATTGGGAATTAGGTATAAAAAGTTTAAGAATGTTGAACAAGGCGCTTCTCCTCAAATGGGGATGGAGATTTGGTGAAGAAACTGATACGCTTTGGAATAGGATCATTCGAGACAAATACGGAGGGCTGCAATCCATATGGAAACCACAAATTCCGTCCTCCACTTTTGACTGTTCTGTCTGGCTTAATAAGTGGAGTTCCGAGGCTTGTTTACGGGAGATGTATCCTGCCCTTTTCAAAATTGCTGGTCTCAAGGAAGGCTTTGTTAGAGAGCACATCTCACCAGATGGCACCAGCTGGTCCTTCCACTTCAAGAGAAATCACAAGGAAGCAGAAGTCAATCAACTAGCCTCCATGCTGGTATACATAGGTGATTCTCCACCACCCTTATCCATTCATCCTGATTCAAGAGTCTGGACTCCATCCCCATCAAGTTATTTCTCCGTCAAGTCCACATATAAATCTTTGGTCGAGTCTACTCAAGCCATATCAACCCCTAATTTCCCACATAAAGCCATCTGGAATCCCCCACCGAAAGTAGCATCGTAATTTTAAGCTTGCAAGAAGATGTCTTCTTTGCCTTGTTGAATGTGAATCAACAACACCTCCTCTTGACCTGTCATTTCTCTCGCAAAGTATGGTCCTTAATCCTCCCAGGTACGCGGTGGTGGATTCCCCCCCTTAACTGTTCTTCAACTAGCTCAATCTTGGTCATTTGAAGGCATTTTAGGTCCAGCAAAAGAAATATGGGACCTTGTACCAGCTGCCGTGATATGGGCTTTATGGAATTAACGCAATCAAAGGATTTTCGACGAAAAATATCTTTGTTACTTGCAGATTAGCGTGGAGGTGAAAGCATCACTTCTATATTGGAGTTATGCCTTCAATAGAAACTTTGAATTCAGGCTTGATCAGTGCATTTTCTCTTGGGAGAGCATGTTTCGTTAGTGCAGTACCTTTAGAGTTTGCTCCTCATCTACTTCCATTGCATATGGATTGTATCCCCTGTTTTGATTACTCCATCTGTATCTCTTTcctgttttttctctttttctcttgtaATTTGTAATTCTTTTTTCTCTCTGCAATAAATTCCCCGCCCCCTTTTTCTCGAtcaaaaaaagaaattgaaaacAGAAAGTGAAGGAAACTCTTgaacaaaagaaagaacaaatttttcaagaaaaaaaattttCATCTAGAGATTGCTTATTAATGGGATTGAAGTTGCTGCTAATATGGAAGATTCATCAATA
This Papaver somniferum cultivar HN1 unplaced genomic scaffold, ASM357369v1 unplaced-scaffold_84, whole genome shotgun sequence DNA region includes the following protein-coding sequences:
- the LOC113345960 gene encoding (R,S)-reticuline 7-O-methyltransferase-like isoform X2; this encodes MDTEEEKQRLKGQVEIWEHMFAFVDSMALKCAVELGIPDIINSHGHPITISEIINNLPATTSSSSPNVDYLTRVLRLLVRKRIFSSQIDQETDQIYYDLTPSSKWLLRDSKFSLAPFVLAQLDPPLQKPWQYMGKCVEEGGFAFEKAHGVEIWDFSLANPQFNNLFNDAMRCTTEIIINAVLVKYKDGFNGIESLVDVGGGTGMMITEIVKEYPHIKAPEQQGVEHIGGDMFVHIPEADAVIMKWIMHDWGDEDCVKILRNCCKAIAKKKNGKVVIVDCVLRPDGDGSFDNTGLAFDLLMIAHASGGKERTEVEWRMLLNNAGFPRCNIIQIPAFPSIIEAFPE
- the LOC113345960 gene encoding (R,S)-reticuline 7-O-methyltransferase-like isoform X1 encodes the protein MDTEEEKQRLKGQVEIWEHMFAFVDSMALKCAVELGIPDIINSHGHPITISEIINNLPATTSSSSPNVDYLTRVLRLLVRKRIFSSQIDQETDQIYYDLTPSSKWLLRDSKFSLAPFVLAQLDPPLQKPWQYMGKCVEEGGFAFEKAHGVEIWDFSLANPQFNNLFNDAMRCTTEIIINAVLVKYKDGFNGIESLVDVGGGTGMMITEIVKEYPHIKGINFDLPHVVSTAPEQQGVEHIGGDMFVHIPEADAVIMKWIMHDWGDEDCVKILRNCCKAIAKKKNGKVVIVDCVLRPDGDGSFDNTGLAFDLLMIAHASGGKERTEVEWRMLLNNAGFPRCNIIQIPAFPSIIEAFPE